Below is a window of Leifsonia sp. NPDC080035 DNA.
ACCAAGGCGTTCCCGGCGAACCAGGTCGCCATGGCCATCCAGGCCAGCTGGTGGATCGGCAGCCTGAAGGCGCAGATGAAGGACAAGTACTCCGACGTCGGCACCGCACCGGTGCCCGGCCCGGAGAAGGGCGACCAGGGCTCGCTCGCCTACGCGTTCTTCACGGGAGTGAACGCGGGAAGCAAGCACAAGGAGCAGGCCTGGCAGTTCCTCACCTGGCTGAACTCGAACAAGAACTCCGAGGGCGTCACCGAGATGGGCGACTTCCTGGCGAGCAACGGGCTCATCCCGCCGCGCAAGGCCGACGCCGACGCCCTCGGCCCGAAGCTGCAGGCCGACGACCCGAACCTGAAGCCCATCTACGAGGCGGCCGGCTACGCGATGGCGGAGTCGAACGCGGCCAACGCGTACAAGGCGAAGACCTCGCTGCACAACGCGCTCGACCAGATCCTCGTGAACAACGCGCCGGTCGGCACGACGTTCGACGACCTGGTCGCCGAGATCAACCGTAAGTAAGCCGGACACGAACTGCGGGAGGGGTGGTCCCCCCACCACCCCTCCCGCACCGCGGAGACACAGATGACAGGCACAGACCGATGACAGGCACAGTCGCGAGCGCCACCCGTGAGGCGGCGAGAGAGCTCCAGGCGGCCCGGCCGCACGCCAGGACGAAGAGCAGGAGGTTCAGGAGGGAGGGACGTGCGGGTTATCTGTTCCTGGCGCCGTCGCTGATCTTCTTCACGATCTTCCTGATCCTGCCGTCGTTCTTCGCGATCTTCCTCTCGCTCTCGCAGTGGGGAGGGTACGACCTCACGCAGATCCACTTCATCGGCGTGAAGAACTACGGGGACATCCTCAACTTCAACAGCACGTTCGTCTCGCCGATCCTGGTGAACACGCTGGTCTTCGCGGCGCTGTCGGTGATCCTCGCGGTCGGCGGCTCGCTGATCGTCGCCCAGTGCATCGAGCGGCTGAAGTTCCAGGGGTTCTGGCGCTTCCTCTACTTCCTCCCCGTCGTCGCCACGGTCGTGGCCATCGGCAACGTGTGGAAGATGATGTACCAGCCCTCCGGGCTCATCAACGGCCTGCTGAACGCGCTTCACGTCAACTCGATCGGCTTCCTGTCCGATCCCAAGATCGCGCTGCCGTCGGTCGCCGTGGTGCAGGCGTGGGCATCCATCGGCGCGGCGGTGCTCATCCTGACCGCCGGCATCAAGGCGATCGACCGCAGCGTCTACGAGGCGGCCGAGCTCGACGGCGCGAACAGCTGGACGACGTTCTGGGGAGTGACGCTGCCGCTGCTGCGCCCCTCCCTGGTCTTCGTCTTCATCACGCAGTGCATCGCCGGCCTGCAGTCCTTCGCGCTCATCATCGTGATGACCAAGGACGGCGGACCCGTCAACTCCACGAACGTCGCGGCCTTCGAGATGTACCAGCAGGCGTTCAAGTTCGGCGCCTGGGGCACGGCGAGCGCGATGGCGATGGTGCTGTTCCTGATCATCTTCATCATCACCCTGATCCAGCTCTGGGTCAGCCGACGAGCGGGAGACGACGACTGATGAGCACACTGACGAGCCGGACCCCGAGCCGGCAGGGCCTGCCGCGCACCGGCCGCCGCAACAAGCGCGTCCGCACCCCCTGGTTCTCTTACGTCGTCGTCGCCGCGGGCGGTGTCGCGATGGCGCTGCCGTTCTTCGACATGGTGTCCAGCTCGTTCAAGGGCTCCGGCGAGTACGGCATCCTGCCGTACCACTTCCTGCCGCAGGACTTCACCTGGAGCAACTACGGCGCCGCGTTCGAGGAGCTGCAGCTCGGCAAGCTGTTCACGACCAGCGTCATCGTCACGGTCGCCGTCACCGCGTCCGTGCTGATCACCTCGGCGATGGCCGGATACGCCCTCGCGAAGCTGCGCTTCCGCGGCCGGGACGTGATCTTCCGGTTCATCCTCGCGACGATGATGCTGCCGCCGTTCCTGCTGCTGATCCCGGACTTCCTGATCATGCTGAACTGGCCGCTGGTCGGCGGCAACAACATCCTCGGCCAGGGCGGCGACGGCGGGATGACGACGAACATCGTCTCGCTGATGCTGCCGTTCCTGGTCAGCGGGTTCGGGATCTTCCTGATGCGCCAGTTCATGGTGGGCGTGCCGAACGAGATGCTGGAGGCAGCGAGGATCGACGGAGCGGGGGAGTGGCGCCTGTTCTGGAGCGTCGTGCTGCCGCAGGCGAAGCCGGTGGCGATCACGCTCGGGCTGATCACCTTCGTGGGGCAGTGGAACGAGTACATCTGGACCTCGCTGATGGCCTCCACCAACCCCGACCTGATGACGCTCCCCGTCGGCATCCAGCTGCTGCAGAGCTTCATCGACCCCAATCGGACGATGCCCATCGTGATGGCGGGCATCGTCATCAGCACCCTTCCGGTGCTGATCCTGTTCCTCTTCCTGCAGAAGTACTACGTCCGTGGCGTCGTGCTCTCCGGCATGAAGTGAACCCGATACGACAACGACACGAGAGAGACGAAAGAGGATCGCATGAGGACAGTGCTGGCCATCGGTGGGCACATCGGAGACATGGACCTGACGGCCGGTCCGACGCTGGCGAAGCTGGCGCTGGAGGGTGCGCGGACGATCATCCTGGCGTGCACGTACGGCGAGCGCGGCCACCCGCGGCTGTCCCCGGACGAGTACCGGGTGCAGAAGGTGCGCGAGGGCGAGGAGTTCGCAGCGGGCATCGGCGCGGAGTTCCGGGTGCTGGACTACTCGGACGGGTTCCTGCCCGCGGACGACGAGGCGGCGGACCAGATCGCCGACATCATCCGCACCGAGAAGCCGGACACGATCATCACGCACTGGACGAAGAGCATCCACCGCGACCACGAGCACGCCGCGATCCTCGCCGAGCGGGCGCGGTTCCTGGCGTCGCTGCCGGTGGACAGCCCGCTCGGCCGGCACGGCGTCGCCACCTTCCTGCACGCCGACAACTGGGAGGACGCGGAGGGCTTCGACCCGGACGTGTACGTGCCGATCCCGGAGGAGGCCTTCCAGCGCTGGTCGGCGGCGATCCAGGGTCAGGCGTTCGCCAGGGGCGAGACCTACGGCTTCCGGTACATCGACTACTACACGGCGATGATGTCGGCGCGCGGCTGCCTGGCGGGCGTCGATCGGGCGTGCGGGTTCGCGCGCGGCGGCAGCTCGAAGTTCGAGCTCGCGGGCCCGTGAGCCGGGCGGCGGCGCAGGCGCCGTCCGCGGACACCCGGCGGCACGCCGTCGCCCGCGACGCGTCCCATTACCACCTGGTGCCGCGGGACGTGCTCGCCCCTGCGGACGCGCGCGAGGTCGCGGCGGAGTTCGCGGCCGCGCGGGAGGCCGGGCGCGCGGTGACCTTCCGCTCGGGAGGGACCAGCCTGAGCGGCCAGGGCGTGACCGACGACATCCTGCTGGACACCCGGCGGCACTTCCGCCGCATCCGGGTGCTGGACGGCGGTGAGCGGGTGCGCGTCGGTCCCGGCGCGACCGTCCGCCAGGTGAACGCGGCGCTGGCCAGGCACGGCCGGATGCTCGGGCCGGACCCGGCGAGCGAGGTCGCCTGCACCCTCGGAGGGGTGCTCGCCAACAACTCGAGCGGGATGACCTGCGGCGTCGACCACAACGCGTACCGCACCCTCGAGTCGCTGACCGTCGTTCTGCCGAGCGGGACGGTTTTGGACACGGCGTCCGCGGATGCCGACGCGGCCCTGGCGGCGGCGGAGCCGCGGCTGCACGCCGGCCTGCTCCGGCTGCGCGACCGGGTCCGCTCGGACGACGCCTCGGTGCGGACGGTGCGACGCCTGTTCGCGCGGAAGAACACGATGGGGTACGCGGTCAACGCCTTCCTCGACTTCGACAGCCCCGTCGACTTGCTGAGCCACCTCCTGATCGGCAGCGAGGGCACGCTCGGCTTCGTCGCCGAGGCGACGCTGCGCACGCTCCCGCTGCGTCCGGCGGTCGCGACCGGGCTGCTGGTGTTCGGGACGCTCGCGGAGGCCGCCGCCGCCGCTCCCGTTCTCGCCGCGGCCGGGTTCGCCGCCGTGGAGCTGATGGATGCGACGGCCCTCCGCGTTGCGCAGGGCCTGCCGGAGTGCACACCGGACGTCGCAGCGCTCGCGGTCGACGGCCACGCCGCCCTTCTGATCGAACTGCAGGAGCAGGACGATGCGGCGCTGCTGACCGCCGTCGACCGGTCCGTCGCGGCGCTCGCCGCGCTGGGCTTCCCCGACGCCCTCAGCCGCGAGCCCGGCCGCCGCAGCGCGCTGTGGCACATCCGCAAGGGCCTCTACACTTCGGTCGCCGGCGCCCGGCCCGCGGGCACGACGGCGCTCCTGGAGGACGTCGCCGTCCCCGTCGAGCACCTCGCCGAGGCCTGCGAACGGCTGACCGCGCTCTTCGAGCGCTACGGCCAGACCGACGCCGTGATCTTCGGACACGCCAAGGACGGCAACCTGCACTTCATGCTCACCGAGCGCTTCGACGGGCCGGAAGCGGTGGAGCGCTACGCGCGCATCACGGAGGAGATCGTCGACCTCGTGCTCGATCTGGGCGGCGCGCTCAAAGCCGAGCACGGCACCGGCCGGGTGATGGCGCCGTTCGTGGAGCGCCAGTACGGGCCGGAGCTGTACGCGGTGATGCGCGAGGTGAAGGCGCTGTTCGACCCGCACGGCATCCTGAATCCCGGCGTCGTGATCACCGACGACGCCCGGGCGCACCTGCACGATTTGAAGGCGACCGCCGCGGTGTCGCCGATCGTGGATCGCTGCGTCGAGTGCGGCTACTGCGAGCCCGTCTGCCCGTCGCGCGACCTGACCCTCACGCCGCGGCAGCGGATCGTGCTGCTGCGCGAGATGGCGCAGGCGGAAGCGCGGGGAGACGCCGAACTGCTGGCGCGGCTGCGCGCCGACTACGCGTATCAGGGTGTGCAGACCTGCGCGGTGGACGGGATGTGCGCCACCACCTGCCCGGTCGGCATCAACACCGGCGACCTGGTGCGCGGCATCCGCGCGGAGCAGGCGCACGGCATCCCGGACGCTGGCTGGTCGGCGGCGTCCCGCGTCTGGGGCCCGGCGACGCAGGCCGTCTCCGGCGCGCTCACCGTGGCCGGGGCGCTTCCCGCGCCCGCGGTGGGTGCGCTGACCTCTGCCGCCAGGGCGGTGCTCGGCGCCGAGCAGGTGCCCGCCTACTCCGCCGACCTGCCGCGGGGTGGACGCATCCGGCGCCCGGTACGCGCGCCGGACGCCGTCGCCGTGTACCTGCCCGCGTGCGTCAACACCATGTTCGGCAGCGGGGACGCCGGCGGTCCGGACGTGTCGGAGGCGTTCCTCGCCCTCTGCGAACGGGCCGGCGTCCGGGTGCGGGTGCCGGACGGCATCGGCGGGATGTGCTGCGGGACGCCGTGGAAGTCCAAGGGCCACCTGGCGGGCTACGAGCGGATGTCCGGGCGGCTGCGCGAGGACCTGATGGCCGCCACGGACGGCGGCGCGCTGCCGGTCGTGTGCGACGCGAGCAGCTGCACGGAGGGACTCATCCTCGCGCTCGGCGACGCCGGCATCCGGGTGGTCGATTCCGTCGCCTTCGCACGCGAGCGGCTGCTTCCCGCGCTGACGGTCACCGAGAGGGCGGGCTCGCTGATGCTGCATCCCACCTGCTCGTCCGCCCAGCTCGGCCTCGACGCGGACCTGCGGGCGCT
It encodes the following:
- a CDS encoding FAD-binding and (Fe-S)-binding domain-containing protein, with protein sequence MSRAAAQAPSADTRRHAVARDASHYHLVPRDVLAPADAREVAAEFAAAREAGRAVTFRSGGTSLSGQGVTDDILLDTRRHFRRIRVLDGGERVRVGPGATVRQVNAALARHGRMLGPDPASEVACTLGGVLANNSSGMTCGVDHNAYRTLESLTVVLPSGTVLDTASADADAALAAAEPRLHAGLLRLRDRVRSDDASVRTVRRLFARKNTMGYAVNAFLDFDSPVDLLSHLLIGSEGTLGFVAEATLRTLPLRPAVATGLLVFGTLAEAAAAAPVLAAAGFAAVELMDATALRVAQGLPECTPDVAALAVDGHAALLIELQEQDDAALLTAVDRSVAALAALGFPDALSREPGRRSALWHIRKGLYTSVAGARPAGTTALLEDVAVPVEHLAEACERLTALFERYGQTDAVIFGHAKDGNLHFMLTERFDGPEAVERYARITEEIVDLVLDLGGALKAEHGTGRVMAPFVERQYGPELYAVMREVKALFDPHGILNPGVVITDDARAHLHDLKATAAVSPIVDRCVECGYCEPVCPSRDLTLTPRQRIVLLREMAQAEARGDAELLARLRADYAYQGVQTCAVDGMCATTCPVGINTGDLVRGIRAEQAHGIPDAGWSAASRVWGPATQAVSGALTVAGALPAPAVGALTSAARAVLGAEQVPAYSADLPRGGRIRRPVRAPDAVAVYLPACVNTMFGSGDAGGPDVSEAFLALCERAGVRVRVPDGIGGMCCGTPWKSKGHLAGYERMSGRLREDLMAATDGGALPVVCDASSCTEGLILALGDAGIRVVDSVAFARERLLPALTVTERAGSLMLHPTCSSAQLGLDADLRALAEAVAEQVEVPLDWSCCGFAGDRGLLHPELTASATAREAAEVTSGEHDLYASLNRTCELGLTRATGRPYEHILQQLERATR
- a CDS encoding carbohydrate ABC transporter permease — its product is MSTLTSRTPSRQGLPRTGRRNKRVRTPWFSYVVVAAGGVAMALPFFDMVSSSFKGSGEYGILPYHFLPQDFTWSNYGAAFEELQLGKLFTTSVIVTVAVTASVLITSAMAGYALAKLRFRGRDVIFRFILATMMLPPFLLLIPDFLIMLNWPLVGGNNILGQGGDGGMTTNIVSLMLPFLVSGFGIFLMRQFMVGVPNEMLEAARIDGAGEWRLFWSVVLPQAKPVAITLGLITFVGQWNEYIWTSLMASTNPDLMTLPVGIQLLQSFIDPNRTMPIVMAGIVISTLPVLILFLFLQKYYVRGVVLSGMK
- a CDS encoding PIG-L deacetylase family protein; translated protein: MRTVLAIGGHIGDMDLTAGPTLAKLALEGARTIILACTYGERGHPRLSPDEYRVQKVREGEEFAAGIGAEFRVLDYSDGFLPADDEAADQIADIIRTEKPDTIITHWTKSIHRDHEHAAILAERARFLASLPVDSPLGRHGVATFLHADNWEDAEGFDPDVYVPIPEEAFQRWSAAIQGQAFARGETYGFRYIDYYTAMMSARGCLAGVDRACGFARGGSSKFELAGP
- a CDS encoding sugar ABC transporter permease; this encodes MTGTVASATREAARELQAARPHARTKSRRFRREGRAGYLFLAPSLIFFTIFLILPSFFAIFLSLSQWGGYDLTQIHFIGVKNYGDILNFNSTFVSPILVNTLVFAALSVILAVGGSLIVAQCIERLKFQGFWRFLYFLPVVATVVAIGNVWKMMYQPSGLINGLLNALHVNSIGFLSDPKIALPSVAVVQAWASIGAAVLILTAGIKAIDRSVYEAAELDGANSWTTFWGVTLPLLRPSLVFVFITQCIAGLQSFALIIVMTKDGGPVNSTNVAAFEMYQQAFKFGAWGTASAMAMVLFLIIFIITLIQLWVSRRAGDDD